GGGGCTGGTCAACAGTTGGCCGGCACACGGAACATCGTTGACGAACGTCGACACCAAGGGCAACAAATCGCTAATGCGAGGCCGCTGGTACTCGCTCCCAAAATGGTTCCAACCCATCTCACCGGCACTGATAAAGTTGTCACCCACGCCCACACCCACGCCATCACAAACGACTTCGTCGAAACGGCAACTTGTACCGACCGGGTGAAGCACCGGATCAAAGGTGCCTGCGATTCCGATCAACAGCACGCGATCGGGGTGGTACCTGGCGATCAAAGCAGCCGTCCTCGCTGCAGATGCGATCGGCCCGAATCCACACAATTGAAATGCGTAGGGTTGGTCGACAACGTCATGTTCGAGCATCTCGCGAATCGGATCCAATTCGATTTGCGTTGGAACAAGAATCAAATCAGCCATGTTTCGGCCTGTTTCAGAGTTCGGAGGCGGCGGACAACTCATTCTGTTCATTGTAGGGGCTGTGACAACGCCCATCAGAGGAACGCACATCGCCGGGTCGATCGGAATGCTCAAAAGCCGCGTTGCAGTCCCGGCGTGATGTCCAAATCCAAGCCCGCAAAGTCGCCCCGTTTTATCTTCTCGATCGCGATCGCGCCCATCACAGCGTTGTCAGTGCAAAGGTCCATGGGTGCAATCACGACGGAAAAACCGTCTCGTTGGGCAGCCGATTCCAATCGGCTTCGCAAATACCCGTTGGCCGCAACGCCGCCGCCGACGATCAACCGACCGACGCCGAATTTCCTAACCGCTCGCGCACACTTCGCGACCAAGACGTCGACGACGGCGGCTTCGAACGACGCACACAGATCGGCCTTGGCATCTTCGGCCAAATCGACTTTCGAAAAGTCCTGCTGGCCGGGCCCAACGATGGCGTATCGAACGGCCGTTTTCAGCCCGCTGAAGCTGAAATTGAAGTGGTCATCCCGAATCATCGACCGCGGAAACGAGTGAGCTTCGCGATCACCCTTCGCCGCCAATCGAGAAACTGCGGGGCCGCCCGGGAACCCCAGACTCAACATCGCCGCGACTTTGTCAAACGCTTCGCCGGCAGCGTCATCGATGGTGCCGCCTAGGTATTCCAGATCGAGCGGGCTGTCGCAGCGATAAAGGCTGGTGTGACCGCCGCTGACCACCATGCCGATGCACGGATAAACAACCTGATCAGTTGCCAATTGGCATGCGTACAAATGGGCGTGCAGATGGTTGATCGCAACCAGCGGCTTGTTCCAAGCCATCGCAAGGGTCTTCGCCGCGACAACGCCGACCAACAGCGAACCGGCCAAGCCGGGCCGATCGGCAACCGCAATGGCCGTCAGATCATCGGGGGTCACGCCGGCGGCGCGGATCGCCGTATCGATGACGGGCAGGATCCGTTCAAGGTGCGCCCGTGCAGCGACCTCGGGGACGACTCCGCGAAACTGTTCGTGCAGTTTTTCTTGCGTCGCGATGCATTGCCCCAGCACAGCAGCATCGTCGCCGATCACCGCCGCCGCGGTTTCGTCACACGTCGATTCGATGGTCAGAATGGGCATGCGAGAAAGGTTACAGCGATCCGGCATCAAATCACAGGGACCGAACGGCCTCTGATTGTTCGGCCGGCACGACGCCGTCCGTCGACGACTAATCTTGCAGCGATTTCCCGATCGCGTGAATGTCGAAACCGATCTTGGCCAACTGGTCGTGGTCAAGCAGGTTGCGACCATCAAAAACGAACGCGGGCTGTTGCATCGAAGCGTAGACCTTCGCGAAGTCGAGCGACTTGAATTCGTCCCATTCGGTCATCACAACGATCGCGTGCGATTGGCTGGCCGCCTCGTAGGCGTTGGCAGCGATCGTGACATTGTTTTCAATCAACTTACGATCATGCTCGCTGACCACGCCCTGCATGTCCGAACAGGAGGCAATCAAGTCGGCGCGAATCTGCTTTTCCGATACTCGAGGGTCATAGATCGTGACCCGCGCGCGTTCGCGTAGCAGGTCGCGGCACACATAAATGGCCGCAGATTCTCGCGTGTCGTTCGTATCCTTTTTGAACGCGAACCCCCAGACGCCGATCTTCTTGTCACTGACCGTGTTGAACATCGTACGCACGATGCCCTCCGCGAACCGACGTTTTTGGTAGTCGTTCATGCTGACGACCTGTTCCCAGTATGCGGCCACTTCCCGCAGCCCGAAGTGTTCACAGAGGTAAACCAAGTTCAAAATATCTTTTTGAAAACAGCTGCCTCCGAAACCGACCGACGCTTTCAAAAATTTCGGCCCGATCCGCGAATCCGTACCGATGGCACGAGCGACCTCGTCGACGTCGGCGCCGGTCGCTTCGCACAGGGCCGAGATCGCGTTGATCGACGAAACTCGCTGGGCCAAAAACGCGTTAGCAGTCAGCTTTGACAACTCGCTGCTCCACAAGTTTGTCGTCAAAATACGTTCGCGCGGAATCCAATTCGCGTAGATGTCCGCCAACGCATCGATTGCCAACTTCGACTCGCCGCCGATCAAGACGCGATCTGGATTCAGAAGATCTTCGACGGCGGTGCCTTCGGCTAAGAATTCCGGGTTCGACAACACGTCGAACGTGGCACCGTTCTCGGCGCTAGCAAGAATTCGCTTGACCGCTTCGGCGGTGCGAACCGGTAGCGTTGATTTTTCGACAACGATTTTGTGTCCGGTGGAAACGCGAGCGATTTGTCGCGCGCACTTTTCAATGAACTCGAGATTCGCCGCGCGGCCCGCACCAACGCCAAAGGTTTTCGTCGGCGTGTTGACCGAAATGAAAATCATGTCCGCTTCGGCTATCGCGTCGTCCACTCGCGTCGAGAACGTCAGATTCCGCTGGCGTGCTTCGGCCACAACTTCATAGAGCCCCGGTTCGTACACCGGCAACTTCTCTGAGTTCCAAGCATCAATGCGAGACTGATTCAGATCGACCACGTGGACCGCGATCTCGGGGCATTGCTTAGCAATCATGGCCATCGTGGGGCCACCGACATATCCGGCACCGATGCAGCAAATTTTCATGAGCGAAACGAATCTAACGACGAGAAATGAAGAGGGACGGTGACAGCGTAAATGCCCAGGATAATAACGAAACCGGCACTGACGTCCCCCCGACGTGCGATTTTTATTGTCGGATACCCGAATCCGATGCTCGCCCGCCGATCGCAAACGGCTGGTCGCGAACGGCTGGTCGCCCCGACGCGACCGTTCGAATCGTCGCAACACGGATGATCGGCCTTTCCGATTCGGAACCCACAACCCGCCGATTTTGACTTGCTTGAAAGCGTTCACGTCGTTTACGCCGATCAAATACCACGATCGTCGAGATTGTCGACGTCAAAAAACTGTTTCGCCCTTTGTCCGAAAAAGAGATTCTGATGTCGTTCACTCGCTACTCTGATCGAAACGGGCTAAAGATCGCGTCAGTAGGGATGGCAATGGTTTTGACGGTTGGGTGTGGTAGCGACAGCGAGACCTTGGAGTCCATCCGAGAAGCCGTCGGGCAAGTATCTCGCGTCAGTAATCCGGCGTCGGGGAATTCCGCCGATCAGCCCGGTGATCCGGGCAACGATGTCGTACTCTCGAACTTCACGCCACCCTACCCGGACCGCGAGGACGCATTTTCGTACCCCGGCGAGGGAACTACTTCAAGCGAGCAATCGGAATCCGCTGCCGTCAACTCGGTTGCGGAAATCGAAGTCCTTGGTTTCGCGAATGTTGGACAAGCGAAAGTATTCCTGCGTTCCAAGTCGATCACTCGCTCACTGGCCGTCGGCGATCGGTTTGACGGAGTTGAAGTCGTCAACATCGAGCCGCCGCGCGTCGAAATGAAAATGGGGTCGTTGATCTGGACCGCGACCATGTTCGACAAGGCGCGTTAGGAACCCGTCGCCCGCATTGCGATACTTTGCACAGGATTTGAAAGTCTTTGCCAAACGGCCCCGCATTCGGGAAATAGTGGGGCCCCGCGATCCGCTTGCCAGCCTCGCCCGGGAAAACTCTGCTATCGTGCTTTGGGTCGCCCGGCGAATCGTTGCCGGATGGCGACGATGTCGGATCCTGCAGAGTTTGAAAGTTGAACCGGATGAGCGAGTCAGTTTGCCGTTGGGGATTCCTGGGTACCGCGGCAATTTCGCGGAAAGTATGGAAAGCGATTCGGGTCAGCGGCAACGGTCGCGTCGTTGCGGTCGCCAGCCGTTCGGCCGCCCGCGCGCAAGAATACATCGACCAGTGTTCCGCCGAGGTTCCCGCCGCGGCTGCCCAAGAACCGGTCTTGGCGATCGAGTCCTACCAAGCGCTGCTGGATCGAGACGACATCGATGCGGTCTACATTCCGCTTCCCACGGGCTTACGCGCCGCCTGGGTCATCGCTGCTGCGAAGGCCGGCAAACACGTGTTGTGCGAAAAGCCAGCGGCAGTACACACCGACGATTTGCAAGCGATGATTGACGCCTGCACAGCCGGGGGTGTTCAGTTTATGGACGGCGTGATGTTCGACCATAGCGAACGGATGCGAGAGATCCATCGGTCGCTTCGTGACGATTCGCCGATCGGAACATTGCGAAGAATCAACAGCCATTTTTCGTTTCGCGGGGACGACACGTTCCAACAATCCAACATCCGCACGAATGCACAATTGGAACCCCACGGCGCGCTTGGCGACCTGGGCTGGTACTGCATTCGATTCACATTGTGGGCAGCCAACTTTGCGATGCCTACGCATGTCCGAGGGCAAACCTTGACCGCGCTTCGGGGCAGCGATTCCGAAGCGGAAGTTCCCGGCGAGTTCACGGGCGAAATGCGATTCGCTGACGGATTGACGGCTTCGTTCTATTGCTCGTTCTTGACCGCCAACCAGCAAACCGCCACCGTTTCGGGCGACGGCGGTTACGTCACGGTCGACGATTTCGTGCTGCCCTTCTATGGCGCCGAATCCAGTTGGCGTGAGAGTCACAATGTGTTGTCGATCGACAATTGTCGTTGGAATTTCTCCGAACATACAACGCGCAAATCCGTCGTCGAATTTTCCAGCGGCGAATCGAACGCACAGGAAGTCAACATGGTGCGTCGTTTAGCGCAGGCGGCGCTCTCGAACACGGTCGACACGTTCTATCCTGAGTTGACAATCAAGACGCAAAAAATCCTTGACGCATGCCGTCGTAGCGACGCGAGCGCCGGGAAATGGATCGCGCCTTAACAGGCAGCGGAGACGCCGATGCCTCAACCTTGGGGTACAACTGGTTCACCGACGAAGTAAATCGCATGAAAGGCGTTTCGCTTGGGCGTGAGTCGTTCCGTCATGGGTAGCAAGCCTGCCGGATTTCGCGAAAACGGAGCACAGAGCCTCAGCTTTTTTCATTTTGCACGCCTTTTTGCGTTAGATCGTCGAGTATCGGTCTCTATAATCGGCATCCAAGCCCCCGATCCAACGGTGAACGATGTCCGACTTTCTCATACTCGATGGCGACACACCAATCAGGAATCCGGGTGACCGCGAGACACAGGGCGATACGACTCGAGAAGAACCGCCCTGGTCCGAGGGTGACGAATTCGGACATTTCGTGCTAACAAGGTTGCTTGGTCGAGGAAGCAGCGGCTTCGTTTATCGAGTTTTCGACACCGCGACGCGGCGACGTCACGCTCTGAAAATACTGCGACTCAACAACGCCGACCTGTTGATGCGGAACCGACTAGGGTTTCGACGCATGACCCAGATCGAGCACCCCAACTTGCTTTACGTGGATCGCATCCACAAAGTTGGCGAGTTCACGGCGCTCGCAATGGAAGAAATTCGCGGCGTCACGCTTAGCAAAGCCATTGAACAACTGAAGCGACTGCCCAGCGACCAAGCCTTTTGTCGTTTGCTCGACTTGATGCGAGACTTTGCCGCCGGTTTGGCGACGATGCATGCTGCTGGTTTGATTCATCGCGACATCAAACCGCTTAACTTGATGGTCGGCGACGACGGTCGCGGTAAGGTGATCGACTACGGCTTGGTTGACACGTTTGACTTGGCATCGCCGACCGCCGAAGTTGGCAATCACATTCTGGGCACGCCCCACTACCTGGCACCCGAAGTCATTTGTCGCCAAATTTATCTGCCGGCGGGCGACATCTTTGCGTTGGGTGTTGTGATGCTTGAAGCGCTTCAAGTCATCACTTTGGAATCGACCGACGTCGCCGAAGATCTGCGACTCGGTGGGCCGGGAATTGAAAGAAACTCACGTTCGTTGATTGATGCCGAGCTAATTTTGGAAGCCCTCGATGACTTGTCGCAGCACGTTCCCGAATTGATCGACCAAACGTGCCGACAAATGCTGGACCGTGACCCTTCCGAGCGTCCCACGGCGCACCGCTTGGCTCGATTGGGTTTGCCGCCTCAAGCACCCACGTTCCGCGCAGAGAAATCGTTGATCGGTCGCGACTTGCAATTGACGCAGGTGACCAATTGGATCGACTCGGTCTTCGACGGCGGCGTGTCGCGGATTCACATGACCGGGCCATCAGGAATCGGCAAGACACGGCTTTTGGAGGAAGCCATCGAGTACATCGAATCGAAACACTGGGGACAAGTGTTTCGCGGACGATGTCGCCAACGCGAAGATTCGGCAATGCAAGCGTTCGAGCAAATCTGTGACGAGATTGCCAGTCGATACGACCAAGGCGATCGAGAAAAACTGCAACTTGACCCGGTCAGCTACGAAATTTTGGTCGGCATTTTTCCGTTTTTAAAGAATGTGATGACTTGCCGAATGGACTACCCAACACCAGTCGCTGGGGCGTCAACTCGGTTGAATTCGTTGGATGCAGCCGCTCGCATGAGTCACCAATTGCGAATGGTTGGGCCGCTGTTCATTGTCATCGATGATTCCCAGTGGGCCGACCAAGATTCGTTGAATGTGCTCGACCGGTTACGAATCTGCGGCGGCGACGTCGGCATGGGCATCATCACGGTTTCCCGCGAAGCGGTAGACCCACAACAATTGCCGGCCGATGTCACCATCTCGCTGGAACCGATCGATAGCAAATTCGTAATGGAACACATCGCCAAAGAAGCGATTCGGTGGTCGATACCGATATCGGATTCAGCGCTGGCGAGTCTGGCCGACGCCACCGGCGGGAGCCCCTTTCGTCTGCAAGAACTATCGAACGAGTTTCGACCCGGCGGTGCGCTTTCGAAATTGGACATGAACAGCGATCAGGATCGCTCAGTCACCAAACTGGTCAGCATCGATCAATTGTGGCAGTGCCGGCTGGATCGTTTGAGCGATCAAGCGAAACAGACGCTGTTGTTCGTCGTTACCGCGGGCGGTCGTGTGTCGACGGATCAACTCGCCAGCCTGACGGGATTGGGCGATGACGTGGATGCCGCCATATCCGAATTGTCGCAGTTGCGATTGATCGTCGACGAAGCCACCGGCGGTTACTGCATTTCGATTTTTCACGATCGCTTTGCCGATCAGTTGTCTGACTCACTTGGCGAAGACGAAAAGCAAAGTGCCAACGCGGCATGGGCTTCGCTGCTGGTTCGCCAGGACGATTGCGCAACGCTGGCAGCCCGCATCGCAGGACACTGGTTCGCCGCTGGATTCCCCGGACGGGCAGTATCGCACGCGATTCTTGCTGCCGAAGACGCCGAACGACGTATCGCGAAAAACGAAGCCGCTCGGTGGCACGCGCGAGTCATCGATCATTTGACAGGCGACGAAAAAATTCATCACATCCGCGAAGCGGCTAACTGCTATCGCGAGGCGGACATTCCCGTCGAAGCGGCCCGGTACTACCAAATGCTTGCCGAACTGGCGAGTCCGCAAGAACGGTTTGATTGCGAATTGTTATCATCGATCATGCTGGTTCGAAGCGGCCGGTATCCGCTGGTGCGACAGTCGCTCAGCCGACTGGCTGGGAAACTTGGCTTGCCCCGACCAAAACACCCTTGGCTTGCGAAACTTTCGATCCTCTTCAGCGTCCTGCGTTTAAAGTTGCATCACGATTCGCTCGTCGAGGATTTGACTTCGGAAACTTTCGAGTCCATGACATCCGGTTTGCCGAAGTTGGCCGGCACGTCTGATAAAGATCGCGTTTCGAAATCGCCCCGAACCGATCAGCAAGATAAACGACGATTCGATCTATGCGTTTCGTTGGTTCGTCCTATGTCGATGTTCGACACGCTTTACGCAACAGAATTGAATATCGCGTCGGCACGGTTGGCACGCATTCAGGGCACATTCGAACAACGCATGAACGTGGCCGTCGGTGAGGCCGTGTTTCATTCGTACGACAAGGATGCGAAACGGATTGCGGCAATGTCGAACTTGTTAAAGCTCTTGCCCGCCGCGAAGCGGTCGGGACTTGCGAAGGCGAAAGCTGATGTTTGGGTCGGTTTTATGTTTGCGCATTTGATCGCGTGCCGTTGGGAAAAAGTTGCGATTCCGCTTGCGAACTCCGTCAGAGAATATCGATTGGTGGATTCATCCTTCGGTTTCGAAGTCGCGCATGCTAGATGGGCCGGGTTGTGGGCCGATTGGTGCCAAGGGCGATGGGTCAGCATGACGACGACCAGCGACGAAATGTTCGAGGACGCCCTACAGCGAAACGATTTTTTCCGGCAACAGGTCACGATCGGGGGCCTCGGCGGAAACGCGTGGCTGGTGCGCGGTCGCCCAACCGAATTGGCTCGACTGCGACAACGCGCTTTTGAGCCCGATGACCTGGGCACCAATTTGGGTACAAGCGAAATTTTGAATTTTTTCGATCGCGTGACCCGCACCTACGACTCGCTCTACCAAGGTGATTTTTCCAGTGCGTGGGATTTGTCAGTCGAGATCGACGGCCAACTGCGTCATGCCTCGTTCGCCAAGGTCCAAGTTTTCCGAGTTGTCGGACAGTCGCTTAGTGCGCTGGCGGCGCTGCAGTGCTACAACAGCTCCTTGGACCCGGTATGGCGGACTCTCGTTCGGGAAAAAACACGCAAATTGCGAGCCGAGCAGTTGCCCTACACGCGTGTGATCGCGAATTTTTACGACGGTCTGCTAGACTTCATTTCTGCGGAACAGACCGGATCGGGATACGACGCTGCGATCGATTGCCTTCAACGGGCTCGAATCGAAGCGGTCGAGGCCAAACTGCTGCCGATCGAATTGGCGGCTGCGGACGCAATTTCGCGTCTGAGGACTGGCCAATCGTCTGATTCGTTGAAAGCACAAATGGCGGCCCAGGGCGTGGTTTCGCCCGATCAGTTGCTGCTGCTGTATACGATCCCCTTGCCGTAAACGATCAAGTTTCGGTAGCCTTTCGCTTTGGTGATCCCTTTTCCAGACAGCCCCGATAGCGACATCTTTTACGTTGGTTGACCCCGTCGATTCCCCGTCTCCGTCAAGTGCTCAAGCATGGTCCGGCCAAATCGCCGATCGGTATGCGATTGAGTTGACACCCGTGTTGGCGGATTGGTTCGACCGTGAAATCTGGTCGTCGCGTGGCCTGCGCGAGTACGGTGAACCCGTTTCACCAGAAAATTTGCTAGCCGACGTCCCCGAGTGCATTTGGCCAGGCTTGATGGGCGCGTCGCTTTTGCCGTTGATGACCAACACGTTTGGCGACTGGATTTGCGGACGCGTGAGCGCAGAGAATCGCATCGACACCATCATCCAGTGGTATCACGGCGGGGGTGATTGGATTCCTTGGGGGCACGAGCTTTCCGAAGCGATCGTCTTCGACGCGTTACAGTCACGGTTACCTGGAAAACGACGACGGCACGCCATTCCGGCCAGCGACTTTCCACATTCTGTTCCGCCCCATGAGCAGAGCCAGCAAGCCCACGATCGATTGCTGACTTGGTCACTTGAGCACATGCCTGACCAAATCACCCGATTGCTGGATGCGGTGAACACGCCGGCGGACGAAGTCGCATCCGTTCTGATTGAATCCGGCGTCGCCGAAGTCGCGGTGCGATGTGAACTGATCCAGGCCAGCTTGAACTTGTCGCTGCTCAGTTCCTTGCCAGCCGGTTCGATAGGGGTTCACGAAGACAATGCGCAACAAGTCAGTCGTTGGTCGCTCGACCATGACACGATACCCGACAACGTCCGCGACTTGATCGAATCGGCATGCGGGTCGCCGGATTGCCTAAGCCAGGATTGGCAGGCGGCCGAAACGCACGCCGTCGCCGTCACGCAATTGGCCCCCGATGTGGCGTGGGGATGGGACATCGCCGGCTATGCAGCCCAGCGACGGGCTGATCTATCGACCGCGCAATCACGGTACCTCAGCGGGGCGAAGTGCAGCGTCTTCTCTGACCAATCGATCCGTCTCCAAACGCACTGGACATCGTCACAAGCAGGAAAGTTTTCCGCCGCGATGCTGGCCGAGTCCTTCCCGCAAACGGTCAGTGATTCGATCTACCTGCAAGCCGTCTGCGAATCCGACTCGATCCGTCGCAGCGATCTTGTTAGCCGGTATTGGATTGAGCACGCCGAAGCCGCTTGCCGTGAAAACGATTTTTCCGTTGCCTTGGATTACTTTCACTGCGCCGGTTGGGATCTGGGCATGCGACCGATCACGGCTTTCGCTGGGTTGTTGGACCAGATCATCGATTTGGCTGAAAAGTCGGGGCAACGGGGACGCGCGGCAATGGCAACGGTTCACCGCCGTTGCCTGCGTGACCGCTACGGCGATTGAACGACGAACCACGCGTCGATGTCGATCTAGTGACATTGTCGGCCGTTGCAGTTTGGTCGCACACGCTTCCCGTGTCGAATTACTTCACGTTTTCGCCCATGCGAGCGGCCATCTTCTTTAGCGTCTCGCTGGCATCGTTTTCCATCAACTTGGCTTGGATCAAATGCGGCGTGGACGGTTCATTCCATGCGGCCGCCAAAGCATCGGCGTAGGCCGATTCGGTATCAACGACATAGCTCTTGCCGCGACCGTAGATGTTCAGCAGTTCCGAGTACTTCCAGGGATGAATTTCGTTGTACTTCCACGTCCCGGCATGCAGATAGCGTTCGGTGCCGTACCCGTGGTTGTCCAACAGTATCACGATCGGATTGTGGCCATCACGAACAAGCGTGCTCAGTTCTTGCCCCGTCATTTGAAACGCGCCGTCGCCGACCAGGACAACGATCCGGTGATCGGGACGTGCGGTCGCCGCCCCGAGTGCCGCAGGGATACTGAATCCCATCGACGTATAGTAAGCCGGGCTCAGAAATTCACCGCGGTCATGGATCGTCAACTCGGTGGCCGCGAATAGCGAATCACCAACGTCCGCAATCACGATCGTATCGGCATCCAAATAGTCGTTTAGCCGTTCCATCATTCGGCTGGTGCGAAGCGGATGCGCACCACTGCCATCGTCGGTTCCCGGCGAATCCTGTGCCAAGCGGCTGGACAAGCGAAGTGCTTCTGGGATCGCGCGGCTATTCGATGCCGGCGATGCTTCGATCAATCCGGAAATGAACTCCTTCAAATCGACATCGTGAAAATGGTGGTGTGAAATCCGAAGCGATTCGCTGGTCGCATACACACAGTGATCCGGATTCAGTTTCGCGCTAAAGATTCCCAGATTGATGTCGCTCAGGAATGCTCCCAACAGCAACACCAAATCACTGTCCTCGACAAACTGAGTCACCGCTGCATCACCTATCGCCCCTTCATACAAACCAATGAACATTGGATGCCGCTCGCTGACGACACTCTTGCCCAACATCGTTGTGGCGATCGGGATACCGGTCGTTTCAGCTAACCGAACCAATTCATCTTGCAGTCGGAATCGGTGCATTTCGACACCGGCGACGATCACGGGCCGAGTCGCCGCGGCGATGCGGCCGACCGTTTCTTTGATCGCTTCGGCAGTCGCCGACGAATCGTGCCGGCGCGTCACGGGGGCGTATCCATGCGCAACGGCCGGAACGACATGAACCATGTCACGAGGCAGTTCGATATAGACAGGCCGCTTGAACCGATCACACGCATCAAGGACTCGATCGATTTCCGCAAACGCGGTCAACGGATCATTCAGTTCGGCGCCCGCGATCGTGAACTTTTCAAACACATCGACTTGAGTTCGAAAATCGCGGACCATGTGGTGCAGCAACGCGCCCACGGATCGCTCGCGCAGCCCCGGCGATCCCGAGATCACCACCACGGGTGATTTTTCAGCGTACGCGCCCGCGATCGAATTACAAACACTCAATCCGCCAACACAGTACGTCACACACAGCGCGCCCATCCCTCGCAGTCGCGAGTATGCGTCGGCGGCGAACCCTGCACAATCTTCTCGCGTGCACCCGACAACGTTGATGGGACTGCGTTCCAATTCGCTGTAGAACGAAAGCACGTAGTCACCGGGAATTCCAAAAATGTCCTCGATGCCGTAGTCGCGAAGTCGCTGAATCAGATATCCGCCGATCGAAAGGTTCGCAGTACTGCGATGTCCGTGGTCATTCGACTCGGCTGACTTTACCGGAACACTCATTTCACGATTCCTCGATGCTTGAGAGTCTGTATTGTATGCCGTACGAACCAAAACAGCACACTTCAAACCATCCAGATTCCTGAATCATCACCATGGAAAGGGCTGGGCAGGGTACACCATGAACCATAGCAATCCGTACGCCCAAAGCGACGATTCCATCAACCCATACGCGGTACCTCGGGCACCATCGGGATTGCCGCCGATGGGTGGCACCGAATCGTTCTGGCGCGAGGGAAAGATCTTGGTCATGCACAAACACGCCACACTGCCCGATATATGCATCAAGAGCGGTGAAGCGACCAACGGCTTTCGATTGAAACGAAAGCTGAAGTACCATCACCCGGCATGGGCGTTTACGATTTTGTTCAATGTGCTTTTGTACTTGATCATGGCTGCGATTGTTTCCAAGCGAGCCACGGTAATGATCGGGCTGTCCGAACGTTGGCAATCCATTCGCCGCCGCCGAATCTTGATCGGCTGGAGTGGGGCGTTGCTGGGCGTCGGGATGTTGGTTGCTGGACTGGCGACGCTCGAGCGGGGGGACAATTCGCCGGGCGGCCCCGTCCTGCTGGTGCTGGGTACCCTTGCCATCATCAGCTTCGCAATTTACGGAATGTTCGGTGCGAAGATGGTAGCAGCGACGAAGATCGATGAGCAACTGATCTACATCAAGGGCGCGCACCCCGACTTCCTGGCCAAGTTGGAATCGGTCGGTTGATCGATTCGTCCTGTGGCTTGGCCAGTCTCACGTGCCGCACGCCGATAATCAATCGAGTGTGGATCGCTTGGACTTGGGCTTGTCGCCATCCGATCGACGACTCAAACCGGCACGATCCAACAACGAGGTTTGCTTCAATTCTTCCATGTAATCATCATCGGCCGGCGGAGGACCGTAGGCGCCCAGCTTTTGCGGTTCGTATTCGACGATATAGTGGTGCCGGGCGATCGACAATTTGCTGCCGGGATCTAGCCGCTTCCGAATGACGGCACGATCGTCCACTTTGATTCCGTTGCGGCTGTTCAGATCGCGAACAAACCAATATCCGTGTTCTAGCGTCATACGGCAATGCTGCGTGGACACGTTGGGAAACTTCAACTGGATGTCGGACTCGCCACGGCGTCCCACCAGCAATCGATCCTTCACGAGGGGAATCGGATCCCCACCGCCAATTGGAGTCAATTGCC
The sequence above is a segment of the Rubripirellula tenax genome. Coding sequences within it:
- a CDS encoding FHA domain-containing protein, translated to MPFEEEVHYAGDYGQLTPIGGGDPIPLVKDRLLVGRRGESDIQLKFPNVSTQHCRMTLEHGYWFVRDLNSRNGIKVDDRAVIRKRLDPGSKLSIARHHYIVEYEPQKLGAYGPPPADDDYMEELKQTSLLDRAGLSRRSDGDKPKSKRSTLD
- a CDS encoding protein kinase domain-containing protein — encoded protein: MSDFLILDGDTPIRNPGDRETQGDTTREEPPWSEGDEFGHFVLTRLLGRGSSGFVYRVFDTATRRRHALKILRLNNADLLMRNRLGFRRMTQIEHPNLLYVDRIHKVGEFTALAMEEIRGVTLSKAIEQLKRLPSDQAFCRLLDLMRDFAAGLATMHAAGLIHRDIKPLNLMVGDDGRGKVIDYGLVDTFDLASPTAEVGNHILGTPHYLAPEVICRQIYLPAGDIFALGVVMLEALQVITLESTDVAEDLRLGGPGIERNSRSLIDAELILEALDDLSQHVPELIDQTCRQMLDRDPSERPTAHRLARLGLPPQAPTFRAEKSLIGRDLQLTQVTNWIDSVFDGGVSRIHMTGPSGIGKTRLLEEAIEYIESKHWGQVFRGRCRQREDSAMQAFEQICDEIASRYDQGDREKLQLDPVSYEILVGIFPFLKNVMTCRMDYPTPVAGASTRLNSLDAAARMSHQLRMVGPLFIVIDDSQWADQDSLNVLDRLRICGGDVGMGIITVSREAVDPQQLPADVTISLEPIDSKFVMEHIAKEAIRWSIPISDSALASLADATGGSPFRLQELSNEFRPGGALSKLDMNSDQDRSVTKLVSIDQLWQCRLDRLSDQAKQTLLFVVTAGGRVSTDQLASLTGLGDDVDAAISELSQLRLIVDEATGGYCISIFHDRFADQLSDSLGEDEKQSANAAWASLLVRQDDCATLAARIAGHWFAAGFPGRAVSHAILAAEDAERRIAKNEAARWHARVIDHLTGDEKIHHIREAANCYREADIPVEAARYYQMLAELASPQERFDCELLSSIMLVRSGRYPLVRQSLSRLAGKLGLPRPKHPWLAKLSILFSVLRLKLHHDSLVEDLTSETFESMTSGLPKLAGTSDKDRVSKSPRTDQQDKRRFDLCVSLVRPMSMFDTLYATELNIASARLARIQGTFEQRMNVAVGEAVFHSYDKDAKRIAAMSNLLKLLPAAKRSGLAKAKADVWVGFMFAHLIACRWEKVAIPLANSVREYRLVDSSFGFEVAHARWAGLWADWCQGRWVSMTTTSDEMFEDALQRNDFFRQQVTIGGLGGNAWLVRGRPTELARLRQRAFEPDDLGTNLGTSEILNFFDRVTRTYDSLYQGDFSSAWDLSVEIDGQLRHASFAKVQVFRVVGQSLSALAALQCYNSSLDPVWRTLVREKTRKLRAEQLPYTRVIANFYDGLLDFISAEQTGSGYDAAIDCLQRARIEAVEAKLLPIELAAADAISRLRTGQSSDSLKAQMAAQGVVSPDQLLLLYTIPLP
- a CDS encoding alpha-keto acid decarboxylase family protein, giving the protein MSVPVKSAESNDHGHRSTANLSIGGYLIQRLRDYGIEDIFGIPGDYVLSFYSELERSPINVVGCTREDCAGFAADAYSRLRGMGALCVTYCVGGLSVCNSIAGAYAEKSPVVVISGSPGLRERSVGALLHHMVRDFRTQVDVFEKFTIAGAELNDPLTAFAEIDRVLDACDRFKRPVYIELPRDMVHVVPAVAHGYAPVTRRHDSSATAEAIKETVGRIAAATRPVIVAGVEMHRFRLQDELVRLAETTGIPIATTMLGKSVVSERHPMFIGLYEGAIGDAAVTQFVEDSDLVLLLGAFLSDINLGIFSAKLNPDHCVYATSESLRISHHHFHDVDLKEFISGLIEASPASNSRAIPEALRLSSRLAQDSPGTDDGSGAHPLRTSRMMERLNDYLDADTIVIADVGDSLFAATELTIHDRGEFLSPAYYTSMGFSIPAALGAATARPDHRIVVLVGDGAFQMTGQELSTLVRDGHNPIVILLDNHGYGTERYLHAGTWKYNEIHPWKYSELLNIYGRGKSYVVDTESAYADALAAAWNEPSTPHLIQAKLMENDASETLKKMAARMGENVK